GAGCTTTAGAGGCTTGAGGTTTTTGAGCACCTTCTGCTTTAGCTGCTTTTGTAGTTTGCATTACCGCTGCAGCACCGGTTTTAATTCCAGCTTTAGTTCCAGTTTTAATTAATGATGAAAACTCACGTTTAAATTCAGAAAACACTGGTTTTTGTTCTACTACAGTTGGTTTGTTTTTTACAGGTGCATTTGCTTTAACCAGTGACTCTCGTCGCTTTATATCTTGAGCACGAGGAGCTGGAGGTTTTTTTACACCCATTACTTGCGTAGCCCCTTTAATTGCTTTACCAGACACCTGATGTTGACTGCTTACTGTGTTCTTGCCAACAGCGCCAGCACTTTTTATTCCAGCATAAGCTGTTCTTGTAGCTCCAAAGCGAACAGGCCTGCTATGGCTGCCCTTTGGCATAAGCGTAATTGCTTCTTCAAGTAACTTATAGCTTCCTGCTTGAGTAATACTGAGTAAAATAATCCCATGCACTAGAACAGAAAAAACTATACTTCCGTATTTTGCCTGTTGTTCTTGATTAAGCTTTTTCAGTTGCCAAGACCACATCTTCCACTCCTGCCAGGTACTTAATTGCATCAACTACTTTCATTAAAGCACCATAAGAAATAGTTTCATCTGCATTAACAAATACACGCTGCTGGGTACCACCTAATTTTTGTTCCAAAGCTTGAACAAACTGTTGTGGATTTGTAAGCGTACCATTAATAAATACGTGCTCATCTTTATCAATATAGACCGTTACATCTTCTTTAGTTGCACCCGGAGACTCTTGTACATGGCCTTTAGGAAGCGATACTTTAACAGCATTATGCATCATAG
This genomic stretch from Candidatus Dependentiae bacterium harbors:
- a CDS encoding biopolymer transporter ExbD — its product is MMRQGRLGRSRLPHSPEISLTPLIDTALVLLVIFMVATPMMHNAVKVSLPKGHVQESPGATKEDVTVYIDKDEHVFINGTLTNPQQFVQALEQKLGGTQQRVFVNADETISYGALMKVVDAIKYLAGVEDVVLATEKA